The following DNA comes from Rosa rugosa chromosome 5, drRosRugo1.1, whole genome shotgun sequence.
atgcgctccgtggtctagagccacttgacttgggtaaacaaagtccacaagaaccttcattatattccgtatctagatccccatagaaatacgtagtgaccacattcgtaagctgcatgttcagttatttggaaactaccaaactgacaaggtagtggagtgcaatgacatccattacgagagaatatgtcttctcgtagtcgattccagggcgttgtgagaaaccttgcgccataaggcgagattgccatctctttctctcatcacgctatctaacgaagacctattaatgtcaacaggttttatgttaggaggtgttggcatctcaggcccgaaatccttcctcttcgttagtgaatccaattcaacctggatcgcatctttccatttaggccaattttctctacgttggcattcttcaacggagtaaggttcgatgtcattggtctcaataattccacgtcctcatgtacactagtgtagttcgtagagatctctatattctcaggaattggttctaacattgaggcgtcccccaacgatgtctcttggacataaccacaatccaaaatattctcatgagatggattttgagtatcaatgatcaatggatcaagttgtgccaaactcgctctcttcttaggaagagaatccatcgaacctatgggtctcctacgctctctagcggaacccatggcctatgacgccattatgccaccttgtggcgtcaccatattaccatccatggtagtggtgcagtacccatcttctctgggtggcaccatgtcctcttgtggggacatcaatccttgcaggcatgtttgcagcaagtatatgtgatctcgtcacttttaggggatcaagatgagacatagtggggacagaccacgacaattcctgtcgttcctgttgaacattgacgttctaatctccccctaacgacgggaagactgtctcatcaaagtgacaattcgcaaatccagcgaaatagagatcgcctgtcaagggttctacatagcggacttacagttggagactcatgtccaacaaatatatatatatatatatatgcattcgttgcaatgactcatgttgatgcgctgtggcggcgcaattggcacatgaatcgcacactcaaatatgcataaatacgagatattagactcgaacccagtcactagctgtaacgcaaataaaagttgagtggctgctatgagtcgtagacgaattagcatagctgcatgcgatattgcataacccaagcggaaatattggtgcgcattaccaatgtccgggctaccattgtagtcgtttaatggtggcttttccgcgagatcaattgggtgtgtacatgggaatatgatacttgatatcaatacccaatgatatgcaatagtcatcgaaaactgtcgatgtaaactctctaacaTTATCaggtcaaattgactgaatgggatgatctgggtagtgagcccgtagccatatgttatgtgctaggagtgtagtataagcagcattacgagtggataatggcacaacacgtgaccagcgtgtttgcgtatcaaccaacaccataaaacatctatatggtccgcaagttggttgatcaaatccatagaattcccttggattctttgtaagaatggaattatttcctcaatctcctttgcataggatggtctcaatcctaaataacaggctttacagaatgaaacatgggctttataatcaaccaatgaaggttttggttaagccataatgtcacaatagacttgagaagtagagagaggagtttatggcgtcaatgccatgtatttgccgcagggggtaggcggcacTGGCCATGTATGGCCTGTCTTTGCACAATCATGacgccatgaggcgcatgtgcagctcctcgaaccaattcttggttcttacttttcttcgttctgaaaatggatgtctgtgtaaagtctttaatacacggatcatcatgtcaaagcctatatgtgccaaaatcccataagtcgtctctcatgacatagttggattcaataactcaaatagtggttgcatacaacccactagagcgacacataagtttctctaatactcgtttacgttcgtagtcattagaggtgatgcaaaggaactctgtccattctcataatgtgtttccacatgaaaaacattggctcttatataataaagttcgaattaatgtatgtccaagacattaagtaaaagaattgacactttattaatagccaatgattacatcaaagtttccaaagtctaatccaaaataaaatcaaagtaagacacattgtagtcactctatccgtttggtaactccaatcaaatatgaccagggaagtagagagagatgttggtggagcgaggctctcttaagtaccaataatctcaatgactttcctagacatcacattttattgggtccgccacataagaaagagttaatacaattgtcatttattgactaaggcaaattgccattacaaaagttcttggaaaaataaaaaggactaatctaatcaaagtctgttgCATCCAtgtgcacttcatcttcagctttgaagtcctctatggtgagattgacatctccaccatcttcttcttcttctgcaaggtacacttcttgctctctcaggtccctatatgccctgtatcttgcagctagttcctcacttgccttgcattgcttgaaccaatgctcaattgatccacatcgatgacactcatcattgcggttgcctccctttaattgaggtgcacgttgtgcacgttgtgggcgttccctaggagggttggtgccaccaccacgacccatggtACCTCCACCACGAGCCATGGCGCAACCACCATGACCACGACCACGACCATCTCCCCCACGTGTgacattgccaccacgtgtatccgcaccaaacttgcggtttccttccttattagggcggttatatggacccatacgtccTTCATGTCCCtcattagggtttcgctccttgcgccctcttttgggtgcattataattcgcctcatgaacgctcttagttccaatgggccttgaattataatttctcacgagtatgttatcatgtttctcagctacagatatgatattgataagctgatgaaacctcgtgatccgtccagcattaaCCTCAgtacggtattgctttgataccacaatggctgagacggggaaggtggagagagttttctcaattagctcttgctctgtgacaggttgtccacagaatCGCAACATGGATTGTAAGCGAAGAgcctctgaattatattcagcaacagacttgaagtcagcaaagcgcagattgttccattgaactttcaagtcagggaggagggaatcttggacattgccaaaacgctcttctagcgctacccatagctctcttgcatccttgatcgacatatactccaatctgagtgctttgtccatatgacgtcgcatcaagataactgcttgagcatTCTTTGCAGATGTTCTGAtgaacacaagatccgggttaggtgcctggattatgggtaatattccctttgaagtgagatggttctcaacatcggttacccaactgtggtaatctgagcctgttgagtcaagcatgggaaagtcgagtctaggttcattcgacatcctgaaaataagaagagaaaatatattagtttcggagctaaacttccacgaaaactaaataataagatttccgagctatgctaccaagaaatcaatttccaagaatctcttttggattagaccaaacaatgatgttttaatatggtcacaatttgatgcttacggacgctcttagtccaagcattgtgaacgctcttagttcacacgaacactcttagttcgtttaattatgaacactcttagttcgttaagcgtgaatccccacaattccgctttgttaaatatcaaactcatttggcaacatatattccaatatttgcagaaaataaaaggaatttaaatacaagaaagcagcaaccttaattataaaaacttacgtgattgttcttggcttgaagacacgcgcgtgttgatgcaggcgtgtagctaaAATAAGATCGCTGGAATCTGGTCGGAAATGGCAGTtggtgggctgcccttctcccttccccttttttttttcttctttctcctttttttttttctttccgggCCCAAccctttccctttttttcttttttttttttcgggcccagcccttctcttttttttattatttttttttttcggtcttcttcttctttctttcgttcgttcttcttcctcctaggCTGCAGGCGGACTGGGCTGCTGCTGGTGGTGCAAATCGGAGGCGGTGCTGCTAGTGGGTCGCTGCTGCAGTTCGCTGGTGGTATGGGTGCAGGGAAGCAGCGTACTGGTGCTCGGGGTTGCGGGGCTGCTTAGCGGTGCTCGGGGTCGCAGCGTACTGCAGGGCTGCTGAGCGGGCTGCGGGGTCGCGGTAGGCTGGCAGGGACGTGCAGCAGGAGCAGCGCAGTGGCAGGGAGGCTGTGGTGTGCTGGCAGGGAGGCAGCAGCGCGCAGGAAGCAGTGcaggcagcaggggctgcagtggGCTGCTGGGGTGAGGCTGGTGTGCTGAGCCGCAGGCGTCTGGGCGCGGGGGCGCTGGGGAGGAGGCCGGCCGGGCTGGGCTGCTGGGTTTGCAGGTTCGGCCGGTGAGGTGAGATGAGATGAGGTGAGGCTGAGGCAGGCCGgaatggagatttttttttttttgttttgttttgggttggCGGCAGAGAGGAAGTTctaggtttttttcttttcttttctgaagctagggttagaactcgtgctgataacgtgttgtaggataatagaattgtgtAGAAATagttgtgtttattattgataataggagccctatatatagggaattACAAAGTACCGTAAAGGTAATAGAGTCCAAACATAATTAGGGAATCTATAActactcctattacaactctacaacaaaccctagtttgtagaggcacacattatgtcgatatccttcaacaagaAGCAAAATACTATAGCTTAAAAAAATCGTACCTTAATAGTAGACTAGAATAGATCATAAATAGGTTAGCGTCTTGTAAACTAATCCGTCTAATCTACTATTACATCATGTGATCTATCATTCATGAtccatgtattgatatattaATATACCGACGAGAATGCCGATAATTATATAGggctttatttcaaaacatacaAACCAACTGCTCCTGCATGAATTGGACAAGGATCCCTCTACATTCGCCATTAGGTAACGACCGACCGCCAAAGACGTACCTACTCCCACTGAGTTTGAACAGTCACAACACACAATGAGATCGTCTACCCGATCCATTGCTACATGAGCGGCACTACTGAGAGTGTCACACCCTATTATCTTCTTTGAAGCCTACCGCTAACACAAGTCTAATTCTGGCATAGTAGAATGCGCCTCCAAGAGTTGGCATTGCAATAGGTGCACACTGTCAAGCAAAACACTCGATCTCCAATCAAAATACGTATAAACAAAACCCTAGAGGCACTCTGTTCTTTCTTTGTATACAattttttcctctcgtgttggAAGCCTATACTGGACCAATTCATGCATCAACTTTAAACTACAGTTGGCCCGCTCGGCCCATGTCAAGTTAGGGGGTTTTAGGGTATATAATCATGAACGGCACTAGGTGACATGCACCCTATTATCGTCTTTGAAGCCTGCTGCTGACACAACTCTAGTCCTCATATAGTAGAACTAGAACTACACACCCAAGAGTGAATTATTATATACAGCAGAGCCATCAAGGCTTAGATCACAGCTTATTAATGGGCATGCATGTGACTGAAGAATATTGTTCTACAAAGGGGCCAGGGCTCTTCAAGTAGAAGATTTGCTGTGAGCCTGTGACAAATCTGAACTCAGAGCAACCGAATGATTTGACACGTCACGACATGTCCAAAGGCGTCAAATTTCTGTCAAGACCGCTTtctattcataatttcatatattcATATTCTCTCGtgtagaaagaaaagaaaaaaatagctGCATCCAGCAATCACCAACAACATTGCTACCTTGAATGGATTAAAAATAGTAGTGGAAGATAATCTGTTTGATGTACATCAACTTACCAACTTTCCTACATTACAAAATATTCAAGTAGCATCTCTATCAAGGAATTTGATGGCTACTTTCGACCCTTTTTCCCCTTGTGTTTCTTGGGATTGCCCTTTTTCTTCCCATGGGTTGCAGAAGCAGCATCAGGTTCTGGGCACTTCGGCTTCGACTCCTCATCTTCACTGTGAGTGTCTTCAGCATCCGACAGAACAGTATAACGATTATTACCTTCCCCTTCAACAGGTCTCATTCGGCTTTGTGAAGCTGGGACAACAGGTGGTTTAGGGAAGAATTTCCCAAGTACGTCCTCCTTGCTCGGGTTTAATACCATGTCAACATAAATGGCATCTGTGCATAAGAACCTTGAACAATTGAACCCGAAACTTGCAATTACTAAAGGATTACCAATCTTCTTAAGAGCAGTAGCTATAGCTAGCACACAGGCACTAGCAGATCTGTCTTTCCTCCCCTTCTTAAGGGCCTCAACAAATTCCTTGGGCAGTACTCCAATGACATAGTTCTTCCCCAGAATATCAAAGAGCATATCTAAAGACTTCCCAAAGTTCACAAGAAGCAAGCATAGTAGAATAACCAATCTCAACATGAGTAGTGGATAAGAACTCTTCCCATCTGCATCAGTTTTTCTAATCCAATCAGTCATATTCCCCCTTTTATAAATACAATCTCGAACAACATCAGTCACAAAATCAGCAATCTCTCCCAGGGATGGTGAGCTTATGATGGTATCTCCATCCTTGTATATCAGCCATTCTATAAaacttgaactcgtggagataaCAAAACCATGAAAGCAAGAGGCCAAAGTCAAAAGGCGCTCTACAAGATACAAGAAGCAACCAGGTGATATGTAGTCATGAAGAGCCCTCCAGTTTGCACTATAAGTTTCGACTAATGCTTCATAGAATCGCCACAAAACGGACGTCTGTTTAGGTTCTCCACTACGACTCCAAGGTCCCATATCCTTCTCACACAAAGTCTCAACGAATGACATCCATGGCGGGTTGCAGGTCAGCTTTTGCACAATCATGCTGTGAAGTTCACTACTTGGCTTGCCAGACCCAAGAATGATCATGATGACCTTTCCAATTTGCCCATAAGACATCTTGTTCTTCCCGCTGATACATTCAACTATTACTTGTTTCAGCATAGATTGGGAAGCATTAGTTCTTCTAAGAGAAATCATATTCTCTCTTGCTGAATTCCTCCAATCTAAAGGAAATATGCAAGTAATATATTTTTCAGTCGAAAAGGTTACAAACTTCTGTAGTGTCATGGTATCTTGATTCCTTTGCTTCAGACACTTGGAATCCAAAAGATATTTTCCAACATCATAGATCAGAGTAAGAGCCCTGCtttgaaagaaaattgaatCAGGACTCTTGACTGGGAACTTGAAAAGTGCTTCAAGCTTTTCCAAAACCTTAATGCCAACAGAGACCAGTTCTGAACACCAAAAATTTTGAGCAGCTGGAATGAGTTGGTGAACATCAATGGAGACCAACTTCTCATAACTTTGGAAATGTCTTTTGTCCAGACCTCTAACCCAATCAGCATCAGAGATGAGTAAAACATACACTGGACTCAGATTATGATACAGCCTCCAGACTCCTAAGAAAGTAAAACCAAACTCTACATAACCTTTGTAGTCTTGTGTTTCCAAACAACCTACAGATTCAATTATGTGAAGAATCTTCTCCTTCCAAGAATTCCAGAAGTAGATGAGTGAATCGATGGAAACTTGATTTTTAGATATTTTCTCTTCTGAATGCTGTACAAGATCACCAATCAATTCTGTTTCCCATATATACTTATCAGTTCTTCGAGAAAGATGGGCATCCAAAATTTTTCTAGCTGATAACACTTCCCCTCTAATACTCTTATGTCTCTCAGAAGAATTGATTTGATTTTTCAAAACAGCCAACCTATCCATCCCATTTAATAAAATATCAACCTCAGTGGAAACCAATTCATAAAAGTTGTCTGTCTCATTCTTGGCAAGTGACTTGGCTTGTGCCAAAAGAGCCTCCTGTCGTGGAAACTTCTTCAGAGGCCAGCCCTTGCTGCCAGATGACCAAAGAGACTCGGCAAGTACGTAGAATAGTATGTGCAGTGAGGCCTCTTTGAACTTACCTGCCTTTCCAAGGAAATCAGATTCAAGTAGAATATCACCTTTAAGCTGTGCGATGTTTGCAGCTTCCAGATAATTTCCAAATTCTTCCTCCAACAACAAAAGCTCATCAAGGTTATCCAACCTCTTCAAAAAGTTTCGCATCAAAATTATAGAATGAAAAGCTTTAACAAATTTCATCATGGATCTGTTATCATTCAAATTATAATAGTGAACTGCACAGCTCTCTAAAAACTCATGCTCCATTCTATTTATTCCATTTCCCCTTGTAGTCATAGCACTGTCCTCTTCTGCATGCTGTTTCCAATTATTGATGTATTGCAAACCCATTTCAAATAGTCTTCCCTTGCCACAAACAGTGAGACACTCTGAGAAAAAATTTCCCTTGGCATACACATCTGCAGCCTCCTCATAGCATCCTGCTAGAGAAAAACATTCCGCGGCTCTCTCCAGTTCAGACTCGCCACATTTGTTCAAGTATATCCTAGCTGCCCCAATTAAAGATAGAAattgagaaaatgaaaatgatgtAGTCTTAATTCAGAACAAAAAACCACAAAAGATTTCAACATTAAGTGGGAGTACACAGACATGCAAGCATCGAATCAAGaatttaaatttaaaacatgtaatgaaaatgaaaattcaaATCAGAAAAACATCAAGAATTCTTACCAGCTCTTTCATACTCCCCCAAATCAGAAAAACATCTCGCCGCAGAATCTGCCTTGCCTATAGCATCAAATATTTCAGCAGCTTCCCTGAGAATAGATTTAGCCTCTTCAGGATTTGACGTTCGCATATGGTCAGCGAGTGCTTTAAGGCCAGCAGCTTTAGACCTTCTTTCCCAGTAAGCATCACCGGCTCTTTCAAAGCACATTGTGGCCATTTCGTAGTTATGTTCATGATATAGCtgcaagaaacaaaagaacGAGTAGGAAAATATTAATTGAAATACTGGTGTTAGAATAGAAATATCTACTACTACCGCAACCACAATTCTGTTTTAGTTAATCTCTCCTCTTCATCAATACTATTTTCTCTTCAATGTATAGAAAGATTAAGCAAACCTTCATGCCACGTGACTTCCACTCCTCTGGACTGCTTGCAACTTGCATTGCATGTGCAAGGGAATCATCCAGTTGCTTAACTTGCACAAGACACTTCTTCTTCCAGTAGTCAAACATTGGTTTGGAGAGATCTTCAAAGTTCTCACATATCCACAATCTCTGTCTCGTGCGAGTAACAGCCACATATAGTTGTTTCAGTTCAGAGCACAATATGTTGTGTTTGGCTACATTAAAACTTGGAAAGCCCCTGGGTAATGTGTGGTCGAGTAACTCTAGTTCATTCATGTAATCATATATTACCCTCCATTGATTTCTCGAAGGTGATGATCCGAAAAAGTTGTATAAGAGAACATCCTATAATGAGGATAGACAGATGTTAGGTCTAGGTATTTCAACATCAAAAATAATTGAGGCAGTTGATAATCACATTCTGATTTAAAACCACTATATATCAAGAATTTCGTCGGAAAATGCAGCCAAGAAAAAGTCTTCAAGGGCCAAAAAATAGAAGATTCATACCATGGCAGAGGCATAACTAAGGACCACAGTAGATTAAAAGATcacaaataattaacaatataTTATTTTAATATAGATAACTAAACTAAAAACAGTGATAATTACTTCTCTGCAACAAAAAAAGTGACCAAGTACACTGTAAATCACCTGAAACTCAAGGCCCTTGCACTCGACAATGGTTAGCACAAGAGCATGCTTCCCTACAAGTTTTGATATCTCATTTCGAGCACTATCATCTCGCACCAAAATTACCTGCTCAGCACCAAATCCAACTATATTTCCAGTATTTCCAAATATCTTTACGAttgcattttcattttctccaGATTCAAGCAATACTGGAGCTTCCCCATATATCAAACTGCTTTCAGGTTTTAAAACATCAATGGAAAGGGGGAAAAAATGATAAAGAAGTTCAACAATGCTTTGTGATAGCTTGAGGATTCCAGCATGGGTACGAAAGTTTTGAGTCAAGTGAAAAATTTCTGAGATTTGGCCCTTTTCCTTACTTTCATCGTGCTTATTGCTTCTTGACTCCAACACAAATTTCTTGTAGAATAGATGTCGTAATTCTTGAAATCTGAAATCAATACCCCTTGCAATTGTTTGAGCAGTATCACCCGAAAAAACAAAACCCTCTTCAACATTGTGGCACATGTGTTTAAACAAGGCAATTTGACTCATTGTGAGATCCTGAACCTCATCAATATAAACAAAGTCCATATGATCCCCCTCATACTTTTCATGCCTGAGTCGACGGTGCAGATCAGTAACAAAATCAGCAAGATCAAATTCACCATATTCCAACTTCATTTTTTCATACATCTGAAAAATGTCATATATAACTTCTCTCTCTTGGCTGGTTAGATTGGAAGCTCGGCTCTCTGACAGTTGAACATAATCCTCTCGACTCAATTTACCATCACACGCTTCTAGAGCTCCCAGGCCACCTTTTATATGAGAAATAATCTCTGTAAAGACTCTTGAAGCATCAAGCTTCTTTGTTAACTCGGTATTAAAATGAGGCCAGTATAATGAACTAAACTTCTCATAACTGACTTCCTTTGTCCTTATAAAAGTCTGCAAGGCAATTGatcttgaacttcgtggttgacCATGAGTAACCTCAGTTGCATCAAGGAATCTTTCAAAGTATGAGTTTCTCAATGTTCCATCAAGCATAATCAAGAACTTATGCAATGTGATGAAAAGAGGGTAAGAATGGGCAGGAACTTCATGAAATGAATCTTGGATATCGttaaattgagcttcatcctcATCAAAATCAATCATATCAATCAAACCGGTTTCAGTTGAATGACTTCTACCAGATGCAAATCTGTGtagataacaaaaaaaatagcaaCTTAAAATTATGCTTCTCCTTCAAGTGGCTGGTGTGAAGTTGATATTTACAGAACAATTAAAATATCTCATTCAGAATATAAGAAAGAAACTCTTGCACAAGCAACAGAGACATACTAGAGCAGAACATCCTGAACTAGGATTCTATAAATTCCCTGATGGTAAAAGAAGAATATAGTGTATTCAAACTAGAAAATGCGGAATGACTTAAAGCACCGACATAATTGTAAATTACATGAAAAATAAATACTAGCAGTACCGGTATATTCTAAC
Coding sequences within:
- the LOC133709040 gene encoding uncharacterized protein LOC133709040, which produces MEGSHKKKGKRPNLLADTVFSWSLDDIFNERLFKNKVEKIPESFHSVEHYFGCYMYPLLEETRAQVHSSMETIYRAPFAKVVAFEKAKPYGTKLYNIKVDYWRNRFNDRGKEPYKTWPGDLFVLANAKPETVSDLQRVGRSWAFASVTKVSENENKDDTTSLYFKVKASKELDVVKSTTPLFMVFLVNLIPNGRIWKALHMSKNLKIIKEVLCTDSVAQKNLCSEKNNDIVNKRLVQSLSSGLNESQTGTVLACLEMLHSCEKSAVELIWGPPGTGKTKTIVTLLLTLLQMNCRTLVCAPTNVAITEVASRVVKMVTEVESSALFCSLGEVLLFGNKERLKVGSDIEEIYLDYRLKRLVECLGPRTGWRHCFASMIDCLEDGVSHYHTFLENEFTIEKEPKAIGQMKAEESRIVAKAGKDTCKTFLEFIRDRFVTTASPLRYCLSIFCTHMPKNYISVDNFQNMVLLIKLVDSFESLLFQVNVASEALEDIFSRSEVEDISDTCADNSFLLFTNRRECLKVLHNLFDSLSELHLPDFMNQESLMAFCFQSASLIFCTASSSYKLHKLAMEPLSIVVIDEAAQLKECESTIPLQLPGVKHAVLVGDECQLPAIVNSIVSDEAGFARSLFERLSSVGHSKHLLNMQYRMHPSISFFPNSSFYNNMILDAPNLKRRSQEKNYLKGLMFGPYSFINVIGGREEKDEDGRSRKNMVEVAIVSQILRKLYKEWVDSKQNLSIGIVSPYAAQVVAIEDKLGQKYNNLDGFIVKVKTVDGFQGGEEDIIIFSTVRSNCQQSLEFISKPQRINVALTRARHCLWILGNERTLCDSESVWEALVLDAKNRHCFFNADEDKDLAKAILEVKKQFDQLDDLLNADSVLFRSARWKVLFSDNFLKSFKKLMSVRLKRSVLNVLLKLASGWRPKMQNSDIICGNSSLILKKFKVEDLYIVCTTDIAKDLRYIQVLKIWDILPIEDVPTLVNRLDNILNKYTDDYINLCKEKCLEGDLEVPKSWPSSLEFIRFKDLSFTEIQNDLVGDTSHGRSYAENSRVSESLLLMKFYSLSSGVVNHLLSDHEGRELDLPFEVTDQELEIILYQRSSFIVGRSGTGKTTLFVTVSPKLCYAIKQHVLHLKRSHSTETGLIDMIDFDEDEAQFNDIQDSFHEVPAHSYPLFITLHKFLIMLDGTLRNSYFERFLDATETFIRTKEVSYEKFSSLYWPHFNTELTKKLDASRVFTEIISHIKGGLGALEACDGKLSREDYVQLSESRASNLTSQEREVIYDIFQMYEKMKLEYGEFDLADFVTDLHRRLRHEKYEGDHMDFVYIDEVQDLTMSQIALFKHMCHNVEEGFVFSGDTAQTIARGIDFRFQELRHLFYKKFVLESRSNKHDESKEKGQISEIFHLTQNFRTHAGILKLSQSIVELLYHFFPLSIDVLKPESSLIYGEAPVLLESGENENAIVKIFGNTGNIVGFGAEQVILVRDDSARNEISKLVGKHALVLTIVECKGLEFQDVLLYNFFGSSPSRNQWRVIYDYMNELELLDHTLPRGFPSFNVAKHNILCSELKQLYVAVTRTRQRLWICENFEDLSKPMFDYWKKKCLVQVKQLDDSLAHAMQVASSPEEWKSRGMKLYHEHNYEMATMCFERAGDAYWERRSKAAGLKALADHMRTSNPEEAKSILREAAEIFDAIGKADSAARCFSDLGEYERAARIYLNKCGESELERAAECFSLAGCYEEAADVYAKGNFFSECLTVCGKGRLFEMGLQYINNWKQHAEEDSAMTTRGNGINRMEHEFLESCAVHYYNLNDNRSMMKFVKAFHSIILMRNFLKRLDNLDELLLLEEEFGNYLEAANIAQLKGDILLESDFLGKAGKFKEASLHILFYVLAESLWSSGSKGWPLKKFPRQEALLAQAKSLAKNETDNFYELVSTEVDILLNGMDRLAVLKNQINSSERHKSIRGEVLSARKILDAHLSRRTDKYIWETELIGDLVQHSEEKISKNQVSIDSLIYFWNSWKEKILHIIESVGCLETQDYKGYVEFGFTFLGVWRLYHNLSPVYVLLISDADWVRGLDKRHFQSYEKLVSIDVHQLIPAAQNFWCSELVSVGIKVLEKLEALFKFPVKSPDSIFFQSRALTLIYDVGKYLLDSKCLKQRNQDTMTLQKFVTFSTEKYITCIFPLDWRNSARENMISLRRTNASQSMLKQVIVECISGKNKMSYGQIGKVIMIILGSGKPSSELHSMIVQKLTCNPPWMSFVETLCEKDMGPWSRSGEPKQTSVLWRFYEALVETYSANWRALHDYISPGCFLYLVERLLTLASCFHGFVISTSSSFIEWLIYKDGDTIISSPSLGEIADFVTDVVRDCIYKRGNMTDWIRKTDADGKSSYPLLMLRLVILLCLLLVNFGKSLDMLFDILGKNYVIGVLPKEFVEALKKGRKDRSASACVLAIATALKKIGNPLVIASFGFNCSRFLCTDAIYVDMVLNPSKEDVLGKFFPKPPVVPASQSRMRPVEGEGNNRYTVLSDAEDTHSEDEESKPKCPEPDAASATHGKKKGNPKKHKGKKGRK
- the LOC133708039 gene encoding uncharacterized protein LOC133708039 → MSNEPRLDFPMLDSTGSDYHSWVTDVENHLTSKGILPIIQAPNPDLVFIRTSAKNAQAVILMRRHMDKALRLEYMSIKDARELWVALEERFGNVQDSLLPDLKVQWNNLRFADFKSVAEYNSEALRLQSMLRFCGQPVTEQELIEKTLSTFPVSAIVVSKQYRTEVNAGRITRFHQLINIISVAEKHDNILVRNYNSRPIGTKSVHEANYNAPKRGRKERNPNEGHEGRMGPYNRPNKEGNRKFGADTRGGNVTRGGDGRGRGHGGCAMARGGGTMGRGGGTNPPRERPQRAQRAPQLKGGNRNDECHRCGSIEHWFKQCKASEELAARYRAYRDLREQEVYLAEEEEDGGDVNLTIEDFKAEDEVHMDATDFD